The nucleotide sequence GTGGCGCTATGTGgcgctatgggtcgctatggggctctatgtgggTCGCGGTGTCCCCGTACCGGTCGCAGCAGTTTCCGTGCAGCAGTGACTTTGCGTATCGGTCCAGACAATCGTCGCGCCGCGGTTCGTAACCGTGCGACTCCTCGTCCAGCGTCACAAAGAACGCGGCGCGTTCAATGGCCGCCAGCGACGCCTGGTTGGCGCCGCTGCTGAAGAACCGCGAGCGAACCTCGGCCCAGGGGGCGCTAAGGGGGGAGataatggggagaaatggggttGCCATGAtgcgctatggggcgctatggggcgctatggggcgctatggggcgctatggggcgctatggggcactatagagtgctatgggatgctatggggtgctatggggcgctatggggcggtATGGGGCAGTGTGGGGCGGTATGGGGCAgtatggggcactatggggggCTATgtggcgctatggggtgctatggggcgtTATGGGGCgttatggggcactatggggtgctgagaggcgctatggggcgctatggggcactatggggtgctatggggcactatggggcactatggggtggtatgaggtgctatggggtgctgagaggcgctatggggcactatggggcactatggggcgctttggggtgctatggggtgctatgggggactatggggcggtatagggtgctatggggtgctatggggcactatggggcactatggggcgctttggggcgctatggggtgctatgggggactatggggccgtatggggcgctatggggcgctatggggtggcatagggtgctatggggcggtatgggatgctatggggcgctatggggcactatggggcactatggggcgctttggggcgctatggggcactatgggggactatggggcactatagggcGGTATGGGGCGgtatggggcgctatggggcggtatggggagaaatggggttGCCATGGTGCGCTATGG is from Coturnix japonica isolate 7356 unplaced genomic scaffold, Coturnix japonica 2.1 chrUnrandom685, whole genome shotgun sequence and encodes:
- the LOC107307580 gene encoding carnitine O-palmitoyltransferase 1, muscle isoform-like; the encoded protein is MQFERIIQNRDKPQPGEEQLAALTAGERAPWAEVRSRFFSSGANQASLAAIERAAFFVTLDEESHGYEPRRDDCLDRYAKSLLHGNCCDRYGDTATHIEPHSDP